The region TCCTTCCCCTTGATAATCCCCTAATTAGTATATAGTATACCAGTATAAAGTATACCGTATAACGTCGTAGAGCGTTGAGCGTATTGCGTAAATCATAGGCCACAGTTCAATAGCATATTTTATAAGAAATAGAAAGAATTTAAATATTTATCTTTAATACCTGCTGATAAAACTGTAAAATCTGCTCATAGGCAGAATCCGAGCTGCTAATACTGGAAGTTAATTTCTCTAAGGGACATTGGTCAGTCTGGTTACGATTTTTAATATAGGGAACACATTGCCCAAATTGATAAAAAACAGAATTATTATCCAATATTTCTCTGGCATTCTCACTAATTGTCCCAGCATATACTGCTTTCACTTGATA is a window of Atribacterota bacterium DNA encoding:
- a CDS encoding DUF1893 domain-containing protein, yielding MTNMDDLNKAKEILQKEKYTFVLIKRGKLIKTSYKKGVLPLLEVINGDDQVLNKAIIADKVIGRAAALLVANYQVKAVYAGTISENAREILDNNSVFYQFGQCVPYIKNRNQTDQCPLEKLTSSISSSDSAYEQILQFYQQVLKINI